From Chryseobacterium shandongense, the proteins below share one genomic window:
- a CDS encoding efflux RND transporter permease subunit produces the protein MIKNFINRPVLSTVISILIVILGVLGLIALPVTQYPDIAPPTVSVTANYTGANAETVMKSVVVPLEEQINGVEGMDYITSSAGNDGSANIQVFFKQGIDPDIAAVNVQNRVTRATPLLPSEVTRSGVVTQKQQTSALMYMSFYSENKDLDDVYLQNFLNINVIPNLKRINGVGDANVFGGKNYSMRVWLDPSKMAAYGITPTEVTNAINEQSREAAAGSIGQNSGSSFEYIIKYVGKFNEKEQYDNIIIKSLGDGQNLMLKDVAKVELAGQSYTGIGENGNNPAISMGIFQTPGSNAQEIIKNIKEYLKSSEGSFPEGIKYTFNFDTNEFLEASIDKVVHTLIEAFILVFIVVYIFLQDFRSTLIPAIAVPVSIVGAFFFLNLFGYSLNLLTLFALVLAIGIVVDDAIVVVEAVHAKMEHGITDAKKATVEAMDEITGAIISITLVMASVFIPVTFITGPTGVFYQQFGITLIVAIIISAINALTLSPVLCSLFLKPHDAHHAEYKNLNFIQKFFYKFNIAFKTTTDRYGRGFIFLLRHKWVTLIIFAITGGILYWASTTMKKGFVPTEDRGIIFTDVQLPPGASMERTYNALKTLQAKALKVPGVQNVTISTGRGFLSGNGSNNGLAFVKLKPFDERKKDGQTSEDITKRLFGITGAVPDAKVVFFQPPSVPGFGSSAGFEMVLLDKSGGEYADLDNKTNEFIGRLMQRPEIEFAQTSFNTKYPQYEMHINVPLAKQLGVSVSDILSTMQGYIGGIYTADFTKYGKQFRVMVQALPENRQKIENLNELYVKTGSGVMSPISQFVTLNKAYGPQSVSRYNLFTSVKITGANSAGFSSGDAITAVQDVAKETLNQNYDVEFTGLTREELNSGSQTVLIFALSLIFVYFILSAQYESYILPLIVVISLPLGVMGAYFGQKIMGLENNIYFQIALIMLVGLLAKNAILIVEFAVQRRHHGETIVMSAINAAKARLRPILMTSFAFIFGLLPLVLASGIGAVGNRSIATGAAIGLLIGTILGLFVIPVLYVIFEYLQEKVKPIKQKEINLAE, from the coding sequence ATGATTAAAAATTTTATAAACAGGCCGGTTTTATCTACGGTAATCTCAATATTAATTGTGATTCTCGGGGTGTTAGGACTGATTGCACTTCCGGTAACACAGTACCCCGATATAGCGCCACCTACAGTAAGCGTTACGGCAAATTATACCGGAGCCAATGCGGAAACCGTTATGAAGAGTGTAGTAGTACCCTTGGAAGAACAGATTAATGGGGTGGAAGGAATGGATTACATCACATCCAGTGCTGGAAATGACGGTTCGGCTAATATCCAGGTGTTCTTCAAACAAGGAATTGATCCTGATATTGCGGCGGTAAACGTTCAGAACCGTGTTACAAGGGCAACTCCTTTGTTGCCAAGTGAAGTTACCCGTTCCGGGGTTGTTACGCAGAAACAGCAGACCAGTGCGTTGATGTATATGTCATTCTATTCCGAAAATAAAGATCTTGATGATGTATACCTTCAGAACTTTTTGAATATAAATGTTATTCCAAACTTAAAGAGGATTAACGGAGTAGGTGATGCCAACGTTTTCGGTGGAAAAAATTATTCCATGAGAGTATGGCTGGATCCGTCCAAAATGGCGGCTTATGGTATCACTCCAACAGAAGTTACCAATGCAATCAATGAACAGAGTAGGGAAGCTGCGGCCGGTTCCATCGGACAAAACAGCGGAAGCTCTTTCGAATATATTATTAAATACGTAGGAAAATTCAACGAAAAAGAACAATACGATAACATCATCATCAAATCTCTTGGAGATGGGCAGAATCTGATGCTGAAAGACGTTGCTAAAGTAGAATTAGCAGGACAGTCTTATACAGGAATCGGAGAAAACGGAAACAATCCTGCTATCAGTATGGGTATTTTCCAGACACCAGGTTCAAATGCTCAGGAGATTATAAAAAACATCAAAGAATACTTGAAATCATCAGAAGGAAGCTTTCCCGAAGGCATTAAATATACCTTTAACTTTGATACCAACGAATTCCTTGAAGCATCAATCGATAAAGTGGTTCATACCCTGATCGAAGCGTTCATCCTGGTATTTATTGTAGTATACATTTTCCTTCAGGATTTCAGATCTACGCTGATTCCGGCCATTGCAGTTCCGGTTTCGATCGTGGGAGCATTCTTCTTCCTCAATTTATTCGGATATTCATTAAACCTTTTGACTCTCTTTGCTTTGGTTTTAGCCATCGGTATCGTTGTGGATGATGCCATTGTCGTCGTCGAGGCGGTCCATGCCAAAATGGAACACGGAATTACCGATGCAAAAAAAGCAACCGTAGAAGCCATGGACGAAATTACAGGAGCAATTATTTCAATTACATTGGTAATGGCGTCTGTATTTATTCCGGTAACATTCATCACTGGTCCAACAGGAGTTTTCTACCAGCAGTTTGGTATCACACTGATTGTGGCAATCATTATCTCTGCGATTAATGCCTTGACATTGAGTCCTGTTTTATGTTCATTATTCTTAAAACCTCACGATGCGCATCATGCGGAGTATAAAAATTTAAATTTCATCCAGAAGTTTTTTTATAAGTTTAATATTGCTTTTAAAACCACCACAGACCGTTACGGAAGAGGATTTATTTTCCTTCTGAGACATAAATGGGTGACCCTGATTATCTTTGCCATTACCGGAGGAATCCTTTACTGGGCAAGTACCACCATGAAAAAAGGTTTCGTACCGACGGAAGACAGAGGGATTATCTTTACCGACGTTCAGCTTCCTCCCGGTGCTTCTATGGAAAGAACGTACAATGCTTTGAAGACCCTTCAGGCAAAAGCGTTAAAGGTACCTGGAGTACAAAACGTTACGATTTCGACAGGGAGAGGTTTCCTCTCCGGAAACGGAAGTAATAACGGTCTTGCCTTTGTTAAGCTAAAACCATTCGATGAAAGGAAAAAGGATGGACAGACTTCAGAAGATATTACCAAAAGACTGTTCGGAATTACAGGAGCTGTTCCTGATGCCAAAGTGGTATTCTTTCAACCGCCGAGTGTACCGGGATTTGGTAGTAGTGCAGGTTTTGAGATGGTTCTGCTGGATAAATCGGGAGGAGAATATGCCGATCTGGATAACAAGACCAATGAATTTATCGGAAGACTGATGCAAAGACCTGAAATTGAATTTGCCCAGACTTCTTTCAATACAAAATATCCGCAGTACGAAATGCATATTAATGTTCCTTTGGCGAAGCAGCTTGGAGTTTCTGTAAGCGATATCCTTTCAACCATGCAGGGATATATCGGTGGTATTTATACTGCAGATTTTACCAAATACGGAAAACAGTTCAGGGTTATGGTTCAGGCACTTCCTGAAAACAGGCAGAAAATAGAAAATCTGAATGAGCTGTATGTAAAAACAGGATCAGGCGTAATGTCTCCGATTTCCCAGTTCGTTACTTTAAATAAAGCATACGGACCGCAGTCGGTAAGCCGTTATAATTTGTTTACTTCCGTAAAAATTACCGGAGCCAATTCCGCAGGATTTAGTTCCGGAGATGCGATTACAGCCGTTCAGGATGTAGCAAAAGAAACATTAAACCAAAATTACGATGTTGAATTTACGGGATTAACCAGAGAGGAATTGAATTCCGGATCTCAGACCGTACTGATTTTTGCGTTGAGTTTGATTTTCGTTTACTTCATTCTTTCAGCACAATATGAAAGTTATATTCTTCCGCTGATCGTAGTAATATCCCTTCCTCTCGGGGTAATGGGAGCCTATTTCGGGCAAAAAATTATGGGACTGGAAAATAATATTTACTTCCAGATTGCCCTGATCATGTTGGTTGGACTTTTAGCGAAAAATGCGATTTTGATTGTAGAATTTGCCGTTCAGCGAAGACATCACGGAGAAACAATTGTCATGTCTGCCATCAACGCTGCAAAAGCAAGATTGAGACCTATTTTGATGACCTCATTTGCCTTTATCTTCGGTCTTTTACCATTGGTTTTAGCAAGCGGAATTGGTGCGGTTGGTAACAGGTCCATCGCTACAGGAGCAGCGATAGGGTTATTAATCGGTACTATTTTAGGGCTTTTCGTAATTCCGGTACTGTATGTTATTTTCGAATATCTGCAGGAAAAGGTGAAACCTATCAAACAAAAAGAAATCAATTTAGCAGAATAA